The DNA region GCCTCAGGCTCTCTGGCTTCGTCAGAGCTCTGGGGTATGATGGGCCCAGGTCTGACTTCATTGTCCAATCTTCTGTTCACTTCTCAGTGGTCCTCAGTTTCCCAGTCTGTAGCTCTTTAATGGGGTCACCAGGTAAAATTCGAGTACTCGGATTCCCATGACAAGCTCTACACTGCATCGTGCTCATATTACCAACAATGATATTTCCGCTGACAATGGCTGGTTACCCTGCTACTCACACCATCTGGACTTGTTTCCTGACCCAGCAGCCCCACCCTGGCAGCCATGGAGGACTGTGGCATTGCCTGGATCCAGGCCTTGTGGCTGGCGTGAGGCATGATGGGTGTGGTGACTTGGGGGGGATGTGCAGAGCCTCAGTGTAGATTTCAGAGACACACACGTGTGTGGGGGAGCCCCCACACCGAGGGCAGGAGGTCCACGGGGGGTGGGAACCACCCTCTGCCTCGTGGAGCTCTGACCATCAGAAAGACACCTATCGTGTCAGGAGGGGTGAGCGGCGGTAATGGGGCCAAGATGCCTACCTCGTCTGTCTGTCATGGAGCCCCTCCTTGCCTGCCCTCAGTAcggtgcttttgtttttctttatgtactAGGGCCCACgcagcagcagggagggaggtggcCATGTCTGAGGAAGGGGTGTGTGGGGACGGAAGTGAGCGCTCACACACGTCCTGCTGTGTGTGAGAGCAGAGCACCACCATATGCACTGCTGCCGGTGCACGGGTGCCCTGCCCAGCCACCCTGGGCCCCTGCGTGCTGGGCAGGTATGCGTTGTGTGCCAGCCCCCCTGGGCCCTGCGTGCTGGGCAGGTATGCGTTGTGCACTCAGCCCCCTGGGCCCCTGCGTGCTGGGCAGGTATGCGTTGTGCACTCAGCCACCCCTGGGCCCTGCGTGCTGGGCAGGTATGCGTTGTGCACTCAGCACCTGGGCCCCTGCGTGCTGGCAGGTATGCGTTGTGCACTCAGCCACCCTGGGCCATGCGTGCTGGGCAGGTATGCGTTGTGCGCTCAGCCCCCTGGGCCCCTGCGTGCTGGTGAGGTATGCGTTGTGCGGCCGCTGGTTCCTGGTGCTCATGCAGAGGAGCAGCTCGGCAGCGGGCAGACACAGCCTGGGCCTTGCGGGTGACTGGCGTGGGGTGAGGGCGCGGGAGAGCACAAGGCCACTCTGCAGTGCCCTGGGTCCTGAGTCGGATGGTGGCGCACTCTCCAGGCTGCCCTCTGCTTGCTGGGTGCTTCCTGTTGTAACTGCTGATGTCCAGAGGTCCTAGGCTGCAGGGACACACCCACGTTTCCTGCCTCGGTCGCCATCTGCCTGCGTTAGACCGTGTGGGACCCTGACTCTGGGGAAGGGGGCACTGAAACAGCCTCCAGATCCCCAGAGAAATGGAGAGCCAAGGCTATGTGTATGTGGGAGGTGTCTAATGTGTGTAGATTCCTCTGCCCACTTCCCAGGTCCTTTGCAGCATTCAGAGACACTGATGCCTCAGTAGCCAAGAGTCCCATGGCCAGAGCTAGCCCTGAGCTCCATTGCCAACAATGTGCCCCgtgggaacaggaagctggcaAGACTGCGAAGTCCCCTCTGCCCTGGGGAGGCTGGGCTCCTAGCTATGCTCCCTGGGGCCCTGCACAGGATAGGCAGCTTGGCCCAGCTGGTCTGGTAAGAGAATTCTGCTACAGAAGCTCTTCACCCCCTCACTGTGGCCACGCTGGTAATGGATTAGGAGCTATGACCCCAATCCTAACCTTAATCCTAATTTTTGCCACCTCCACAAGGGTTTAATGCTGATACTGCCAAAGGATTTTAACGACTGACCCAAATCCTTCCAAGAGGGAAGGACGGGAGAAAGAAAGTCCATGAAGGTTCATCTCTCCACAGTCTCCCTGTTTATCCAGGttccccctcctccaactcccctcCCGCTCCTCCCCTTTAGcctcaccctcctccttcctcatacTCCTTAGGCCCcaaacctccagcctccactttcTCCATCAACATGCTCCATCCGCATCCTCTTCCagcctcatccctcctccagcctgttcttcctccctcctcccacttatCCTGCTCcggcttcctcctcccactcaccctcctccagcttcctcctctccactcaccctcctccccctctccctcccctccctcctcatcacctcctccagcttcctcccctcacctcctcacttcctccttcccactcaccctcctccagcttcctccctcctcccactcaccctcctccagcttcctcctcaCTCCTCACTCACTCCTCTCTCCAtcaccttccctctctcccactcaccctcctccagcttcctccctcctcccactcaccctcctccacctctccctcctcccactcaccctcctccagcttctccctcctcccactcaccctcctccccccccccccccccccccccccccccccccttcctccctcctccactcaccctcctccagcttcctcccccccccccccccccctcctccactcctcccccccccccccccccccccccccccccccccccccccccccccctcctcccactcaccctcctccagcttcctcccctcccccctccctcccaccctcctccacttcctccctcctcccactcacctcctccacctccctcctcccactcacctcctccagcttcctccctcctcccactcaccctcctccagcttcctcctcctcctaccctcaccctccctccagcttcctccctcctcccctcaccctcctcagcttctcctctccactcacctcctccagcttcctccctctcccactcaccctcctccagcttcctccctcctcccactcaccctcctccagcttcctccctcctcccactcatccctcctccagcttcctcctcctcccactcaccctcctccagcttcctccctcctcccactcaccctcctccagcttcctcctcctcccactcacctcctccagcttcctccctcccactcaccctccccctccccctcctcccactcaccctcctccagcttcctccctcctcccactcaccctcctccagcttcccctcctccccactcaccctccctccactctcgcttcctcctcctcccactcaccctcctccagcttcctcctccccactcaccctcctccaccttcctccctcccccccccccctccacccccctcctcccactcaccctcctccaccctccctcctcccactcaccccccctcctcccctccccccctcctcccccccctcctccccccccccccccctccctcctcccactcaccctccTCTTAGTCCTCCTCAGCCACATCCCTTTTCCAGTCTcaccctctccagccccctctcccacttcccctccaacagccttcctctcttccactgcattcctcctcctccccaccctcctccagcctccttccctcAGGAGCCTCCCTGCCCCATCTCTGTGTCCTTGCTCAGTGCCCCAGTCCTCCGTCACCTCCTCTTTCCTGGCTCTCCACgcagcacacagcaggcactcaGTGAGGGACCCTACAGTATTGGTCACACAATTGCAGTGCTGCCCTGACCCGCTAAGACTTCCTTATGGTTAGGTCCCAGGTAAACAGGTTAAAGGGGGCAGGAAGGATACCACAATTCATGAGTTGTCGGGAGCCAGGAGACATGCCACATGTGTTGCAGGCATGACCCTGGCACCTCCGAGTCGTGTGCTGCAGGCATGGGTGGATGATGGGAATGAATGCTGGAGTGGAGGTATAGGGGAGCTCTGCTCAGAGTGCCCTCAGGGTCCTGCCGTCAGAGCCCAGCCTGCCAAGGGCTGATGAGGAGTGGGCGTGGGGGATGAACACAGGCGACGATCTGGAGCCAGGTTTCTGCACGGTCCTCGTCCAGCCCGGTGGTTGGCGGGTTACTGTGTGTTGAAGGTGCTGACTGCTGACTTTATCAGCCATTTCTAGGGTGCAGGGCCCTCCCTTACCCATGAACACGGCACTATGCACTGCTCCCTCCCAGGACCACAGGGCAGGTTTTCTTGGGACCTCTCAGGACAGCTCTACCCCAGGTGACATCCTGCAGGAGCAGGTCAGGGGGATCTTTCGGACTTTCATCCAGGAGCTGTCCTTCTGCCCTCCGGTCCTCAAGTCTCAAACATCTTGAAACTCAACCCTGTGGTGGGAGAAAGGCTGATGAATATGGCCTAGGTGGAGGCCTCAAGGAGCTGTGACCTCTGGAGGGGAGGCCTGGAGGTGGCCTCTTAAACCTTTAGGTGGTCACAGCCCAAAGGAGCTCGTGTGGGCATTGGGAGCCTGAACTTCCTTTCCAGAGTCCACATGCCCTTGGCTCTCAAGTGTCCCTGGCCCAGGGCTCCAGGACACCTCCGGGACAGGGTAGGCTGGGTCCCATTCATGAATCAACCTCGGATTCTCTGTGGCTGTCCCTAGAGTGGATAAAGCAGGGGTATGATCCTGACCCTCCCACCACGCAGTGTCAAAGAACCTTCAAACCTGCCAGGGACTACAAGATGCTAGTTCAGAGGGAAGGCGGGTCTCTACCTGAGCCCGGATGTTGGTTTCAGAGGAGTCGGGGTGTCCAGTGCAGGTGCCCTCCCTTGGAAAGGCTGAGGAGATCGACTCCTGAGTGTGAGCTTGGTGCTGCCCAGGCAGCTTGCCCTACCCGCAACTCTACATTACAACTGCAGTACCCCGCCCAGGTGCTGGAGACATTTGGGTGACCTCCAGACTACTCCTAGAGATTTGGCGGCCCCTCCCAGCCAGAAGACGCCTTTCCAGCTGGGAGACCACGGTCAGGCTTTGGAGCCATATTCTTAGCCTAGAGTTTCCGGAATGCCAGCCTGGAGACTTCTGTTTGTCCTGAGACCCCTCCCAGCCCCGAAGCCCCCGCCCCTCCACACCCGGGTCAAGGTAGCAAACACATCCCTCAGGGCCTCCGCCCTCTCCCGTCCCTCCTGCCTCCGCACTTTCTCTTCGTGCCACGCCCTCCTCCAGCCCCGCCTCCGCCTCGCCCGGGCCCTTTCGTCAAGCCCAGCCCTTTCCCTGGGCCGGGCAGTCTCCATGGCCATGTGATCCTGGGGCTGCTGGGACGCTCCGGAACAGCTGGGACAAGCGGGGGTCGCGGGCGTCCCTGGGCGGGGGCGACATGGAGCGGAGGTGGGTCTTCGTGCTGCTGGACGTGCTGTGCGTGCTGGTCGGTAAGAGTCTGGGGACCCGGGGGCGGGAACTCTCTCCCAGGTGCACGCTCCCACGGTCCCTCCTGCCAGTGCGCGTTCGGGATGCGGACGGTGGTGACCGGTGCTCCCCACTTCCCTGTGCGCGCCCTGCCAGCCCTCCTGGGCGCTTGGCGTGATTCGGGCTGCCTATCTACCTGTGGCTGTTCCCGGGTGGGGGGTCCCGGCAGCAGGAAGTCACTCGAGTGCCTCGGGGCGACATGACTCACTTGGGCGGGGCGGCACCAGGACCCTGCAGGCCAGTGACCCGTGGCCAAGGTCCAGCACGGTGCCCCCGGGAGGCGGGGACGGCCAGGCTCACACAGACAAACCTGCCAGTCCGGTTCAGGCCGCGGGGAGGAGCATTCTGAACCCCCCAGGCGCGAACAAAGGCCAAGTGTTTGTTCGGGGGCCCAGGGGACAGTGGCTGGATCCTTCCCCGAAGGCTGTGACAGGGTGTCGTCTGCTCCCGTCCATTCTGCTTCTCCCTCTGGGTCCATCGTCCACATCCCGGAAGGATATTCTATTTAGCTTCGCCCTTTGGCAGCCAGGAGGCCCCGTGGGACATCCCCGAGCCTTGGGCACCCTTTTTGACTGTATGggtttattaaaaacatttctgttgctttaactgtgtgccaggcactggagGACTTGgaaatagtttacatttttcCTTGGAAAGTCCTGGGTCCCCGGAGGCGGAGCTACCGGGGAGTCACAGCCGCAGGAGGAGGCCAATGCCAACCTGCTGCTCCCCTTAGTCAGCACAGGCTTAGGGCGCTGGTAGGGAGGCCCTGGCGGCCGGAATGAAGGAGGCCCTTGCCTATTGGTGGGTACAGCGTCCCCTAAAGATACCCtcgaaaggtggaaggagaggaggggacacCCCTGGGAGTCAGTGTGCTGGCCCACAGCTGCCATGCAGCCCAGCCATGCTCACACCTTGCAGcgcggctgtggctgtggctgtggccgtGGCCGTGGCCATGGCCGTGGCCTGCCTGGGATGTCCACTCAGCAGACTCGCTGACTCCAGTTGTCTCCGTGATGGTATCACCAGATCCTTTAACTTTGCCGCCTCCTATGAACAAGATAAGGGATTTCCTCTGacctcatctctgcttcctctgcccttctctcctcctttccccctctcccctgctcccaccctctgccttgctttccccctctctcctcctctcccctgctccccccctcctcctctgtggCTGTCTCaccttgtcctctgtcctcttctcCTTCAAGCCTTCTCTCACTGTCACGAAGCCTGGCCCCTCCCAGGGGACACTGCTGCTGTCACCCTCACTTTTTAACCCCCTTCTTAGCTTCGTGATGTTAGCACCTTCCTGGATCCTGTCCCCCGTGGGCACTGTGATGGCTCAGCCTGTGTAGGGACCGTTCTCTGGCCCCTCCGTTTCCCCGTGTATGTATGCTAAGGGAAGGCTCATTTTGTGTTCTGCTGCTGGCATTCAGGACCTGAAAGCCGCGccctccacacccagcttttctgcTCACGGGCAAAGGGCACTTGCCCAGCTTTGCCTCTTGGGGTGTCTCTGTTCCTGTGCCTGTGGAACATGGCACTGCCCAGCGTCCTGTCCTGTGACTGGCTCTCACCTCCCAGCTGCCCTTGGTTGGGGGCTCCAGGTTGCAGCTCTGTTCACAGCTTCACTGCCAGGTCATTTTCAAGAGTGTCTGTGTCTCTGGGCTTTGGTCTGAGCCTCCCGAATCCAGGGCTGGCTCCATCTTGTCCACTGTGTAGCTGACATTGGCTCAGAACTTGGAATGAAGGCAAATAGAGAAGCAGagactcggggctggagagatggcccagcacttaagagcactgactgttcttccagaggaccagggttcaattcccagcacccatgtggcagctcacaactgtctgtaactccaggatccagcaccctcacccAGACATCCATACAGGCAAACCATCAATGCACATTAAAGAGTAGACACTCTAGGGATGGCGCTCTGGCTGTGCCTTTGCTGTGTGGCCCACAGCCCTACAGTTTTGCATTGCTAGATGACCTTACCTACCTGTCCAGTGCCCCACCGTGGACACAGCAGGCCCCTTGGTGTTCCTGTGCAGATGGGCAGTCCACCCAACTCTCACTAAGGTGATCGATCGTGTGGTTCTCTGTGGGGACAGGAGCCATGAAGAGCAGCAGTGACTCCATGGGTGGCTGGTCAGGAGGGGTGCCTGAGATGTGACTCTCGGAGGAGTCATTGtgcttgcagtgtgtgtgtgtgtgtgtgtgtgtgaagactgaTTGCTGGTGCTGAGTCAGCCCTAGGGTCCTGACGGGAGGCGAGGGGGCAGCAGGGTAGAGCTGCCCAATAGCTGGGCTCGTTAAAGAAGCCACTGGACTACTTTCCGATGGGATCATCGCAGAGTGGCTGTGATACCAGTGCAGATAATATGTGGGCAGGAATTTGCACTGTGGAGAACCATGTGCTTTCCCTGGCTTCCCACAGCCTCTCTGCCCTTCGTCATTCTGACCCTGGTGAACGCGCCATACAAACGAGGCTTCTACTGCGGAGATGACTCCATCCGGTACCCCTACCGTCCAGACACAATCACCCATGGACTCATGGCTGGGGTCATCATCACAGCCACCGTCATCCTTGTAAGACAGAGGAGTGCTTGGGTGGGGGCTGGGTCAACCCTGTCCTGAGGTGTGTAGGACCCGGCTCCCCAGCAGGGGGTACAGTGGGAGCCGTGTAGGCCACGGCTCTGCCACTGTTTCATTGGCAGGTCTCGTCGGGGGAGGCCTACCTGGTGTACACAGACCGTCTCTATTCACGCTCCGACTTCAACAACTATGTGGCCGCCATCTACAAGGTGCTGGGGACCTTCCTGTTCGGGGCCGCTGTGAGCCAGTCTCTGACTGACCTGGCCAAGTACATGATCGGGCGTCTGCGACCCAGCTTCCTGGCTGTCTGTGACCCTGACTGGAGCCGGGTCAACTGCTCCGGCTATGTGCAGCTGGAGGTGTGCAGGGGTAGTCCTGCCAATGTCACCGAGGCCAGGTAGGTACCGCCTGCAGCCCCGGCAAGGCTCTGAGGGACAAGGAGTCTGGAGCCTGGTGAATGGAGAAAACCCGttggtagaggcaggcagagaaggcGGCCATGggtcttcctctgtgtctttggCAGGGCAGGTACACAAGAGGGCAGTCTCAGGGTTCATTTGTCTGGGAGGCAGTGGCCTGCCCTGCAGAGATGGGGTGACTGCCCCTGCCCCTTGAGGCTGAGGGATCTACTGTGACTGAGCGGTTGCCTCTTCAGGGTCCTCTGTGGTGAGCTTGTTTGCTCTGAGCATGTTTCCTTTCTCGTCCCGCTCATCCGAGCCCTGCTATTCATGCTTGGTGTGGCCTGTGTGTCCCGCATCCTTGCTCTGTGATCTCCGCTGAGCCCTCTCTGTCTGCTGGCTCTGACCAGCCATTAGGCCTTCCAGGGCTTTTTCACTTTCAATACTATTGGCATTTTCACATCCATAGTGCAgttttcgtttttttgagacaagatctcaccagaatgacctcaaacttctcatcttcctgcctcagtctcccgagtgccGGGTTgacaggcttgtgtcaccatgactGGCGTAGAATGTCTTCTTGGCTTTtgtcccttccttctgtcctcacAGATGTTCTCATCTCTGGATGTTTCCAGTGACTGGCCGCAGTGTCTGTCCCTAAGCTTGGCACTTGTGTCTCCTCATgaactgttttgtgtgtgtgtttgtgtgtgtgcatgtgtgtgggccgGCAGTGAGCTGACggcaagtgtcttcctcaattactctccactatatataaataaataaggtatttattttatttatgtgcatgtgtgttttcctgcatgtatgtatgtacaccaggTTCATGCAGGAGTCCATGGATGTCTGAAGAGGACATCacatccccttgaactggagttacaaatggttgtcagctgctatgtgggtgctgggaaatgaaccctggTCCCTGCAAGGGCAATTCATGCCCAGAGCCACGCCCCCAGTCCCTCTCCACATTTTccttagagacaaggtctctagtTGAACCTAGAGCTGTGCAGTTgtagactggccagcaagctcggggatccttctgtctctacctccccagtcctgggattacggGAATGCGCCACACACCTCCCTCGTCACCTGAGTGTTAGGGatggaacttaggtcctcacgCTTGCGGTGAGGGCACGTGACTcgctgagcatctccccagctgtTTAGTCAGCTTCTGTTTATTAGCCATgccatgcgtgtgcgtgtgtgttttctctgcatgctttatattttttgttgcaaaacagtgattttttttttgtctatttgtggCCATACTGAAGAGCAAACCCATGGCTGTGACTCGCACATGCCAGGAAAATGCCTTTAACACCGAGTTACAGGGGGGAATGGACAGTGTGGTCACCGTCTATTTAGTGGCTTACCTGAGGGAACACGATGGACCGCTGTGTCGTCAGCGTAGTGGGTCAGGAGGATTGGAATGCACTTCTATGTTGTTTTCTGGGTGCTAGGGTAGAGCTAGGGGCTACCCTAGCCTTGTTTTGTCTGCCAAGATTGTGGATTGGCTCTGTGGGTGCTCTGGAGATGCCTGGCCCTTCTGAGCCTCCAAagccagaccctggctgctgcttgAGCTCTGAAGCAGCAGTGACTGATATCTTTGTAAGGTGAGGTGATGGTCAGTACCTGGGACCCAGCTGTAACAACAGTGGCCGTGACAGTATTGGGTGACGGTGGCAGTACTGGCCACCGCTGCCTGCCGCCCCCATGTGGTCCTGCTGGCCATGCCTGCTCCAGGAGCAGGTAAGGGAGCTGGAGTTGGTGATGTGAGGGTGAGATGGTCGCTCCAGGGCCTCCTGATGGAGTGTCCTGTGTGCAAGCCTTCCCTCGGGttaagagactggagagatggctcagaggttcacacccctggctgctcttccaaaggatatGGGTTAGAGTCTCagaacccacaaggcagctcacaaccatttgtgaaGTCTTCTTCTGGCCACTTgtaggcactgcatacatgtgccACACAGACAGATGT from Peromyscus leucopus breed LL Stock chromosome 22, UCI_PerLeu_2.1, whole genome shotgun sequence includes:
- the Plpp2 gene encoding LOW QUALITY PROTEIN: phospholipid phosphatase 2 (The sequence of the model RefSeq protein was modified relative to this genomic sequence to represent the inferred CDS: inserted 2 bases in 1 codon), producing MERRWVFVLLDVLCVLVASLPFVILTLVNAPYKRGFYCGDDSIRYPYRPDTITHGLMAGVIITATVILVSSGEAYLVYTDRLYSRSDFNNYVAAIYKVLGTFLFGAAVSQSLTDLAKYMIGRLRPSFLAVCDPDWSRVNCSGYVQLEVCRGSPANVTEARLSFYSGHSSFGMYCMLFLALYVQARLCWKWARLLRPTVQFFLVAFAIYVGYTRVSDHKHHWSDVLVGLLQGALVACLTVRYVSDFFKSRPPQPCNEDEEPERKPSLSLTLTLGDXDLSHYEYPVSSCFGSQEAICGPVRCWPLGPGQATSLELPQGPSW